In the Primulina tabacum isolate GXHZ01 chromosome 15, ASM2559414v2, whole genome shotgun sequence genome, ATTATTCTGctacataatttttattaaaaaaatgtagTCTTTTAAATCCATTTACCTGAAATAATCATAATGATTTATACTCGATAATTTTAGCAAATACTCGTGACTTGTTACATGGCGTTGATTGCAATGTTATATAATACATTAATGCATTTAATATGCTGAATCGATCTCTTGCTTATCCAATTCTCCGTAATTAATCTCTCTCTCTATTGTATTAATTAACGCGCACTTTGTTATACACGTATCTATCTGTTAACAACCGTATAAGTTGCTGCGTCTGGAAATGATCTTGGCAAGCGTGCCTATGGCTAAAGCCTCCTTTATCGGCGCAGAACAGCCTCTGGCTCCAGATCTCGCTGCTGATCGTTCAGTCCTCCGCACCGGCCGAGCTTCTCGCCGCCGCGACATCGTATTCGTAGTAAATCCTCGAGGTATCTCGTGTTTTACACACGCTCTATCAGGTTTTGACTTGCTAAAAAAATGGATGTAGGCTTGGGGCACACTGTTTCGCTCACGGTTGCAGTGTTTGCAGTTTGAGTTTTGAAATTTCTGAAATCTGAAATTTAGAAATGCTGACTCTGAGCAGGAGCTAATGGAAGGACGGGTAAGGAGTGGAAAAAGCTGTTGCCTTACCTGCAGTCTCGCCTTGGTTCTGAATGCAATgtgagaaatatttttattcaaaactaTTAATTCGAATACCGAGTTATTTTAACTAGTGATTTGCTTCATGATAAGCTTAATTTCTATCCTCTATAATGATCAATGGTGGTGTTAGTCTTTCTTTTCGCTTAAGTTTCTTCTTCTGTTTACATTGAACTCTGCTGGTTTGGCTTGTAACTGGCAGATAGCCTATCCCTTCTGCGGTATGGTTCTTTCCGGTTGGCTTTACCATAAACTCTCAGTCGATGaatttgaaaaaatttcatGGCCCTTGCTATCTGTGTGTCACAgcatataaaattaatatattgtcGTGTTTGctatttttattttgacataAGCGTAGCTTACTTTTGCGTGTGGGTTAGCATAGCTTCACTCACGtgcttcttcaattttccaTGGAGTAATTTTCGAATGTTTTTCCCTCTTATGGTCAGATATGTGAATCTTTGACTGCTGGTCCTTGTCATGCGATAGACATCACAAGGGAGGTGAGAAATACTGTCTAATGTATGTGTAAGCTCATAATAATCAATTATTTGAATcgaaatttattatataaccaGGCTATACGTGAGGGTGCTGATGCGATAATTGCTGTTGGAGGTGATGGAACTCTTCACGAggtatattttatttatacttCAGATAGATTCTAGTTGGCTACAGCATGAAATAACTTATTGCTGCCACAATAGAATTACATTGTAGGTGACATCATCATGTTATCTCTGATATCTTTTGGCCACTAACTCACAGGACATTATCTTCACGAATTTCAATTCCTCATTTAAGTGTTTAAATAATTCGGAGGTTTGGAGTAAAGAAATAGCTGAAGGGGTTAATACACGAGCTTGCAAGATTGTTCGATGTTCCATATTGTTAGTTCATACCACGAGCCCTTATTTGTATAACCATTTGTGGCATATGTTGATGCAAATATAATTGTTTTCGTCTTAATAATATGTGAATGGATAGCTTCTCTTTCCTGGATATGGGCTTTTGACATCTCACATTTTTTTCTCTATTTAACTCTTTTAACATCATATCTCACGAACCATCATGTATTCATTGTAAGGACAAACTGTATATTGCTTTAAAAGTGGCCTCTAATATCAATGTAACAAAGTATGACCCGgttaatttgaaaattgtagGTTGTAAATGGCTTTTTCTGGGGAGGTAAACCTGTTGCTAATAATGATTCGACTGCTGTCCACACCACTGCTCTTGGTGTAAGTGATACTTGTGTGTTTAAATTCTAACATATTTAAGTTAATGCGTTAATCTCTTTTGACTTGATCATTGGAATATAAGTTTTATCTGCTGTTCTCTCTGCAGCTTATCCCCTTGGGAACTGGTTCCGATTTTGCAAGAACATTGGGATGGTCAGTTCAATCTCCCGCAGCTGGTTGTTTCTGATTGGCTTTCTGTACTTCTAATTTCATGCGCACATGAGAAGAAAGAAACAgatgttcttttttttttttggtgttaTCAGGAAAAATGATCCTTATGATTCCATTGACCGAATTGCTAAAGGTATATGTTGTCTGCTAGCGCTTTACCAGATTTCTACTCTTGTCAACATTGTAATAAGTAGCAGCTCTACCGCATTATGTGCCCTTTTCTTCTCCTCTATTGAGTAATTTTTCAGGGATGAGATCTCACATTGATGTTGGATTCATTAGTGGAGAAAGTGGCGAACCACATTATTTCATAAATGTTGCTGATGCTCATTTGTAAGGATGAATTTGTGTGCATCTATTATGGAGTAATAAACTATGGTTTTGTACTAAAAAATCCATCTTGATTTTTATTTCTTGTACTTCTAACCTTGTAGGAGTGCCAAGGCTGGTTATTATGCTTCAAGATACAAAAAGTTCGGAAATCTATGTTACGTTATTGGAGCTTTGCAAGCTTTTTTCAGTCATCATAACCAAGACCTTAGAATTAAggtttattttgatttttttccctGTGCAAGATCTCTACAAAATCTTAAATAATTTGCCTTAAGTTATTCTTGTCTTAATACAAGCTAACATTTTGTTAATTTCATCAAGGTTGATGATGGTGATTGGGAAGTATACTCCCAAGTAACGGCTCTTTGCATTGGAAATGCTAAATATTTTGGTGGTGGAATGAAGATTTCCCCAAATGCCGACCCCTCTAGTGGGAACTTTGAGGTGAAATGTTGACATAATTCATTTATCCACGTCTATTGCTTTTTGTCGCAAAAACTTTACTTTCGCATACCTGTCCAGGTGGTCATTCTTCAGGATTTCAAGTGGTATGACTTTGTTCTCAAACTGCATAAGCTATACAATGGTACACACTTATCAGTGAACAATGTATCTTCAAGAAGGTACCCATCTCTCACGTGAAAACTATAATTTGTCCATTCCTCTGTATTCTATACTCATTGGTCACTGTCGTGGACTTTGAAGATAAGTGTTCTGTATCTGATAAAGTTGTAATTCGGGCAAGTAAATGAGGTTTCAAGTTGTTGAGAAATGTTTGAACTTGTTACTAAGATGAAacacaattatttttaatgaccGACTTAGTGGCTTAGTGGCAATTTTAAAGTTCTCAACTTGTGAAATTTAGATTGCTTGAAGCTTGCATGTTGACTTCTTCTTGATTTATTTACGTTGATATAGCAAATTTTTTTTGGCTTCGTTTGGTATATTTCTTCTGGTTTATATGACCTGGTATACCAGCTTTAACGCTTATTCTATTTTCCAGAGCATGTTCAATTGAAGTCCAGGAAATTGCAAGTAGTGGCGACATCTTTGTCCAGTCGGACGGGGAATATTTAGGCTTCCTTCCAAGGAAATTTAGCATATTACCTGGCGCTATTGAAATG is a window encoding:
- the LOC142526775 gene encoding sphingoid long-chain bases kinase 2, mitochondrial-like, producing the protein MILASVPMAKASFIGAEQPLAPDLAADRSVLRTGRASRRRDIVFVVNPRGANGRTGKEWKKLLPYLQSRLGSECNICESLTAGPCHAIDITREAIREGADAIIAVGGDGTLHEVVNGFFWGGKPVANNDSTAVHTTALGLIPLGTGSDFARTLGWKNDPYDSIDRIAKGMRSHIDVGFISGESGEPHYFINVADAHLSAKAGYYASRYKKFGNLCYVIGALQAFFSHHNQDLRIKVDDGDWEVYSQVTALCIGNAKYFGGGMKISPNADPSSGNFEVVILQDFKWYDFVLKLHKLYNGTHLSVNNVSSRRACSIEVQEIASSGDIFVQSDGEYLGFLPRKFSILPGAIEMIR